A single region of the Nitrosomonas sp. Is79A3 genome encodes:
- the parC gene encoding DNA topoisomerase IV subunit A: MKNLDLFDALDSSLPAQATPQETKLPPVPPESSPGGSDSGDGSIDLAEYTHQVYLRYAISVVKGRALPSVSDGEKPVQRRILYAMHRLGLIQGSKPVKSARVVGDVIGKYHPHGDSASYEAMVRMAQDFVLRYPLVDGQGNFGSRDGDSPAAMRYTEVRLTKYAELLLSEVDAGSVDFRPNYDGSEQEPVDLPARLPLLLLNGASGIAVGMATECLPHNMREVGNAAMALMHNPAISVDDVLQHIQGPDFPGGGQLISSTKDIREAYATGRGIFRVRARWTLEQQARGQWRMVVHELPPGVSIKKVLEEIGEYADPQIKTGKKELSIEQKQMKQLFLDALETVRDESGKDASVRIVLEPRSSRMPQEQFIALLLAHTSLESTVPANMVAIGLDGRPNQKNILELLTEWTRFRTTTVTRRSRTRLDQVQKRLHILEGRMVVLLNIDEVIKVIREADDPKADLMSQFGITEIQADDILEIRLRQLARLEAIRIEKEMNELKTEEEGLKFVLNNETAMRDMIIGEIEADVKKYGDDRRTLIEAAERVVAKTASVPDEPCTVILSKNGWIRQRTGHEVDMGTLSFKDGDQLLAIAQTRTTYPVVVLDSGGRAYSLSSTDIPGGRSDGVPLASLLDMPPKVKAAVMCAAAPDTQYLFSSSGGYGFIATLKDLVSRQKAGKAFMTLSKTDILLPPANVANGNLIAALGSNGKLLLFPINEMKELSSGKGVIILGLNDGESLIATTVLPEGSSLQIKGTGAGNKSLQRVLKWEELQPFVLHRARKGMLAPVKFKPEKIEVF, from the coding sequence ATGAAAAATTTGGATCTATTTGACGCGCTGGATTCCTCCTTACCGGCGCAAGCGACGCCGCAGGAAACCAAGCTGCCGCCCGTACCGCCCGAGTCTTCTCCGGGCGGAAGTGATAGCGGCGACGGCAGCATTGATCTGGCTGAATACACGCACCAAGTATATCTGCGCTATGCCATCAGCGTGGTCAAGGGGCGGGCGCTGCCCTCCGTATCCGATGGCGAGAAGCCGGTGCAGCGCCGTATTCTCTATGCGATGCATCGCCTGGGTCTGATTCAGGGATCAAAACCGGTCAAATCGGCACGCGTGGTTGGCGATGTGATTGGTAAATACCACCCGCATGGTGATTCGGCTTCTTATGAAGCGATGGTGCGCATGGCGCAGGATTTTGTGTTGCGCTATCCCTTGGTCGATGGTCAGGGAAACTTCGGTTCGCGTGACGGCGATTCTCCTGCGGCCATGCGGTATACCGAAGTCAGACTGACTAAATATGCTGAGTTGCTGCTGTCCGAAGTGGACGCGGGGAGCGTGGATTTCCGTCCGAATTATGACGGCTCAGAACAGGAGCCAGTGGATTTGCCCGCACGCCTCCCATTGCTGTTGCTGAATGGCGCATCCGGCATTGCGGTCGGTATGGCGACGGAATGCCTGCCGCACAACATGCGTGAGGTGGGCAATGCAGCGATGGCGCTGATGCATAACCCGGCGATCAGTGTTGATGACGTATTGCAGCACATCCAGGGGCCGGATTTTCCAGGCGGCGGTCAATTGATTTCCAGCACTAAGGATATACGCGAAGCTTATGCCACAGGCCGGGGCATTTTCCGTGTGCGCGCACGCTGGACCCTAGAGCAACAAGCGCGCGGCCAGTGGCGCATGGTGGTGCATGAATTGCCGCCAGGTGTTTCCATAAAAAAAGTACTGGAAGAAATTGGGGAATACGCCGATCCGCAGATAAAAACGGGCAAGAAAGAGTTGTCGATCGAGCAAAAGCAGATGAAGCAATTGTTTCTCGACGCGCTGGAAACTGTGCGTGACGAATCCGGCAAAGATGCTTCCGTACGTATCGTTCTGGAGCCGCGCTCCTCGCGCATGCCACAAGAGCAATTCATCGCCCTGTTGCTTGCGCATACCAGTCTGGAATCAACGGTACCCGCCAATATGGTCGCCATCGGTTTGGATGGCAGACCGAACCAGAAGAACATTCTGGAGTTACTGACCGAGTGGACGCGATTCCGTACCACCACGGTCACTCGCCGCAGCCGTACCAGGCTGGATCAGGTGCAAAAGCGCCTGCACATCCTGGAAGGCCGCATGGTGGTACTGCTGAATATTGATGAAGTCATCAAAGTCATTCGTGAAGCGGATGACCCCAAAGCGGATTTGATGTCGCAATTTGGGATTACTGAAATTCAGGCAGACGATATTCTGGAAATTCGATTGCGTCAGTTGGCCCGTCTCGAAGCCATCCGTATCGAGAAAGAAATGAACGAACTGAAAACTGAAGAAGAAGGGTTGAAGTTTGTTTTGAACAATGAAACAGCGATGCGCGACATGATCATCGGCGAGATTGAAGCGGATGTAAAAAAATATGGCGACGACCGCCGCACATTGATCGAAGCAGCGGAGCGTGTGGTGGCAAAGACGGCATCCGTGCCGGATGAGCCCTGTACGGTTATTCTGTCTAAGAATGGCTGGATACGTCAACGCACGGGTCATGAAGTGGATATGGGTACACTGTCATTTAAGGATGGTGATCAGTTACTGGCTATTGCGCAAACACGCACAACTTATCCGGTTGTGGTGCTGGATAGCGGGGGGCGTGCCTACAGTTTGTCCTCGACGGACATTCCTGGTGGCCGCAGCGACGGTGTGCCGCTGGCTTCCTTGTTGGATATGCCTCCCAAGGTGAAAGCGGCAGTGATGTGCGCCGCTGCGCCGGATACCCAATATCTGTTTAGCTCGTCCGGCGGGTATGGTTTTATTGCTACACTTAAAGACTTGGTATCCCGCCAGAAGGCTGGTAAGGCTTTCATGACGCTGAGCAAAACGGATATATTGCTGCCACCGGCGAATGTTGCCAATGGCAATCTGATTGCGGCACTGGGCAGCAACGGCAAACTGTTGTTATTCCCGATCAACGAAATGAAGGAATTGTCGAGCGGGAAGGGCGTTATCATTCTCGGATTGAATGACGGTGAGTCGTTGATTGCCACGACGGTGCTACCGGAAGGTTCGTCGCTGCAAATTAAGGGAACGGGTGCAGGCAATAAATCATTGCAAAGGGTATTAAAATGGGAAGAACTGCAACCGTTTGTGTTACATCGGGCACGTAAGGGTATGCTGGCACCGGTTAAATTCAAACCGGAGAAGATTGAGGTATTCTGA
- the hpnA gene encoding hopanoid-associated sugar epimerase: MKSLVTGATGFLGSAVMRCLLTANHQVRVLVRPDSDRKNLENFPVEITEGDLRDHQSLSRAIKGCDNLFHVAADYRLWVPDPETMHKINVDGTRALILAATEEGIKRIVYTSSVATLGLKQDGTPANEETPSNFSAIAGYYKRSKYLAEQMVKQLTDEHQLPLIIVNPSTPIGPGDIRPTPTGRIVLDTLMGRMPAYVNTGLNIAHVDDIAYGHLLAYQHGKPGERYILGGDNMTLLQILQTIDEINGTQKNRINIPIGLMLPMAWLMEKIASFTHTEPRATLDSIHMAKKLMFFSSDKAHRELGYQYRPSIEALKDAVKWFKENDYCN, translated from the coding sequence ATGAAATCATTGGTTACTGGTGCAACAGGATTTCTTGGCTCTGCTGTTATGCGATGCTTGCTAACAGCGAATCATCAAGTTCGTGTATTGGTTAGACCGGATAGTGATCGCAAAAACCTGGAAAACTTCCCTGTTGAAATTACTGAAGGTGATCTACGGGATCATCAATCGCTAAGTCGCGCAATTAAAGGCTGCGACAATCTATTTCATGTAGCGGCTGATTATCGTCTTTGGGTTCCAGATCCAGAAACCATGCACAAAATTAACGTTGATGGCACACGCGCACTGATCCTAGCAGCGACTGAAGAAGGCATAAAACGCATTGTATATACCAGCAGCGTAGCAACTCTAGGTTTAAAACAAGATGGAACGCCTGCTAATGAAGAAACGCCATCCAATTTCTCCGCCATCGCAGGGTATTACAAACGCTCAAAATATCTGGCTGAACAAATGGTGAAACAATTGACTGACGAGCACCAATTACCCTTGATAATCGTCAACCCGTCGACCCCCATTGGCCCCGGAGACATTCGCCCCACACCAACAGGCCGTATTGTCTTGGATACATTAATGGGCCGCATGCCTGCCTATGTCAATACCGGATTAAATATAGCGCATGTTGATGATATTGCCTATGGACATTTATTAGCTTATCAACATGGAAAACCGGGGGAACGTTATATATTGGGCGGTGATAATATGACCTTGCTGCAAATCCTTCAGACCATTGATGAAATCAATGGGACCCAAAAGAACCGAATCAATATACCGATCGGCTTAATGCTTCCAATGGCATGGCTAATGGAAAAAATCGCATCGTTCACACACACTGAACCACGGGCAACTCTGGACAGTATTCATATGGCAAAAAAACTAATGTTTTTTTCCAGTGATAAAGCGCACCGTGAATTAGGTTATCAATATCGGCCCTCAATTGAAGCACTTAAAGATGCTGTTAAATGGTTTAAGGAGAATGATTACTGCAACTGA